The following proteins are encoded in a genomic region of Triticum dicoccoides isolate Atlit2015 ecotype Zavitan chromosome 1B, WEW_v2.0, whole genome shotgun sequence:
- the LOC119350501 gene encoding uncharacterized protein LOC119350501 encodes MASSEGRRRRRGKKSKAKKKKKEAGPTIVQDLPDHLFELILVRLGPSPCLVRAAAACKRWCRVVGNPGFFARFGPVHAQAPYVGDYHTVQGGQPLFVPSSPVVVDRSRFSLEFLPESGSWEIADSRGSLLLLTKKRAPQSWRDYSRCVRHYPDLMVCEPLTGLYQRILWPEDLDGIGRLGVFLLNGDDAGRRVSTSNFRVLAAVDETVACVFSTGSEGGWRIIYSEITSHVELPKLGPENFVGRANGTLYWGIDGCATAVLALDETTAEFSIAAFPENVWGPSHIRTSRIVGGEDGTLRVIRLIGNDLKVFAKRHAGSDEDEWLLEMHLRLPEATLGLPGREEHFFRQQAMIVAANTRYVLLTPSEKSWLFSVELDTMRVESKHERNKYAGEAYPCKLPWPPALADHGRERR; translated from the coding sequence ATGGCGTCATCGGAGGGACGTCGTCGTCGGCGGGGCAAAAAGAGCaaggccaaaaagaagaagaaagaggccgGACCGACGATCGTGCAGGACCTCCCCGACCATCTCTTCGAGCTCATCCTCGTCCGCCTCGGCCCGTCCCCATGCCTCGTCCGCGCCGCGGCCGCCTGCAAGCGGTGGTGCCGCGTCGTCGGGAACCCCGGCTTCTTCGCCCGCTTCGGCCCGGTCCACGCGCAGGCGCCGTACGTCGGCGACTACCACACCGTGCAGGGGGGACAACCCCTCTTCGTCCCCTCCTCGCCGGTCGTCGTCGACCGCAGCCGCTTCTCCCTCGAGTTCCTCCCGGAGAGCGGATCGTGGGAGATCGCCGACAGCCgcggcagcctcctcctcctcaccaagaAGAGGGCGCCGCAGAGCTGGCGCGACTACTCTCGCTGTGTTCGCCACTACCCCGACCTTATGGTATGCGAGCCGCTCACCGGACTCTACCAGAGAATCCTCTGGCCGGAGGATCTGGACGGAATTGGCCGCCTTGGCGTGTTCCTGCTTAACGGCGACGACGCGGGCCGCCGCGTCAGCACGTCCAACTTCAGGGTCCTAGCGGCCGTCGACGAAACCGTGGCATGTGTGTTCTCCACGGGCAGCGAGGGCGGCTGGCGCATTATTTACAGCGAGATCACCAGCCACGTCGAGCTCCCAAAGCTCGGCCCCGAAAATTTCGTAGGGCGTGCAAACGGCACTCTGTACTGGGGAAttgacggatgcgccaccgccgTTCTTGCTCTTGACGAGACCACGGCGGAGTTCTCGATCGCCGCATTCCCGGAGAACGTCTGGGGGCCGTCCCACATACGGACCTCGCGGATCGTCGGCGGCGAGGACGGCACGCTGCGCGTCATCCGCCTCATAGGCAACGACCTCAAGGTCTTCGCCAAGCGGCATGCGGGCAGTGACGAGGATGAGTGGTTGCTGGAGATGCACCTGAGGTTGCCGGAGGCCACCCTTGGGCTGCCGGGGCGCGAGGAGCACTTTTTCCGGCAACAAGCCATGATTGTTGCGGCGAATACCAGATACGTCCTGCTGACACCGAGCGAGAAATCGTGGTTGTTCTCTGTTGAGCTTGATACAATGCGAGTAGAGAGCAAACACGAGAGAAACAAGTACGCCGGAGAGGCGTACCCGTGCAAGTTGCCATGGCCGCCAGCCTTGGCTGATCATGGCAGGGAAAGGAGGTGA